In Oceaniferula flava, one genomic interval encodes:
- a CDS encoding HupE/UreJ family protein has translation MKVALLLLLLCGGLQAHVVEQLFADFSRSEKSWSLKLRFDAGLALPEMRQDKNTPQPKRAWLLSRTPSQLADMKRETEQYLHTYLQPSWVFSEGGKIERLAFDCSFPAWQTSPPSFTPRFTDTGCAYYDVIITGNIPAEAGELRLFIPDGNHPDLAIGFDNGTILTAYPRKSLTLINRSNTAPTESDSFLNFLDYGYRHVIPEGWDHVLFILALVCLTFAWKPLLSQSLIFTVGHTITLGLVVTGTVSTPDDNWMKWIEVLIAATILYVAVENILSQKVRAHRLLMIFVFGLIHGLGFASVLGDKIRAATDITLPLTAANLGVELGQITVIGVTLLALYWAREKKFFPTLLKGLSAIIALTASYWVIERVLG, from the coding sequence ATGAAAGTCGCCCTCCTCCTTTTGCTGCTGTGCGGTGGCCTGCAGGCTCACGTCGTCGAGCAGCTCTTCGCCGATTTCTCACGCAGCGAGAAATCGTGGTCGCTGAAGCTACGCTTTGACGCCGGCCTGGCGCTGCCCGAGATGCGGCAGGATAAAAACACGCCGCAGCCGAAACGTGCCTGGCTGTTGTCGAGGACGCCTTCGCAGCTCGCTGACATGAAGCGAGAAACGGAGCAATACCTGCACACATACCTTCAGCCTAGCTGGGTGTTTTCCGAGGGGGGAAAAATCGAGCGTCTCGCCTTCGACTGCAGCTTCCCGGCCTGGCAGACCTCCCCACCGTCGTTCACCCCCCGCTTCACCGACACCGGCTGCGCTTACTACGACGTCATCATCACAGGCAACATCCCCGCTGAGGCAGGCGAACTGCGGCTATTCATCCCGGATGGCAATCACCCAGACCTAGCGATCGGCTTTGACAATGGCACCATCCTCACAGCCTACCCCAGGAAATCGCTGACGTTGATCAACCGATCCAATACAGCCCCGACGGAATCCGATTCCTTTCTCAACTTTCTCGACTACGGCTACCGCCACGTCATCCCCGAGGGCTGGGATCATGTCTTGTTTATTCTCGCCTTGGTTTGCCTCACCTTCGCGTGGAAGCCGCTGCTCAGCCAGTCGCTCATTTTCACCGTCGGCCACACCATTACACTGGGCCTGGTGGTCACTGGCACTGTCTCGACACCAGACGACAATTGGATGAAATGGATCGAGGTCCTGATCGCCGCCACCATTCTCTATGTGGCCGTTGAAAATATCCTCAGTCAAAAAGTCCGGGCGCACCGGCTGCTGATGATCTTTGTCTTTGGCCTGATTCACGGCTTGGGCTTTGCCTCGGTGCTGGGGGACAAGATCCGTGCAGCCACCGACATCACCCTGCCACTCACCGCCGCCAACCTCGGTGTCGAGCTGGGGCAGATCACCGTGATCGGCGTCACCTTGCTGGCGCTTTACTGGGCGAGGGAGAAGAAGTTTTTCCCCACCCTGCTCAAAGGGCTCTCGGCCATCATCGCCCTGACCGCCAGCTACTGGGTGATCGAGCGAGTGCTTGGTTAA